A genome region from Maridesulfovibrio salexigens DSM 2638 includes the following:
- a CDS encoding aconitate hydratase codes for MGLNITEKIISAHLLNGEMEPGTEVGLRIDQTLTQDATGTMAYLQFEAMGIDKVQTELSVSYVDHNTLQMGFRNPDDHQYLRTVAAKHGVVFSPAGTGICHQLHLENFAKPGKTLIGSDSHTPTAGGLGMLAMGAGGLSVALAMAGQPYSIPMPKVVKVELSGKLTGWASAKDIILKLLELKTVKGGVGKVFEFAGEGVKTLSVPERAVITNMGAELGATTSIFPSDENTKAFLKAMGREEDWSELIADADATYAEVVEINLSELEPLVAQPHMPDRVVTVKSLAGLKVNQSAIGSCTNSSYSDLKTTALILQDQQLPEGVDLMISPGSKQVLKMLASDGLIANFIDSGARLLECTCGPCIGMGGSPTSAGVSVRTFNRNFEGRSGTQDAQVYLASPQTAAKLALAGEFTDPATWGTPPAKIDFPEEVPSIRHLFIFPPENRAEVEIVRGPNIVPLETFSALPDQISSEIRLKVEDDITTDHILPAGAQITALRSNIPAISEYIFSRVDEGFVGRMKAADNGIILGGENYGQGSSREHAALGPRHLGVVAVITKSLARIHRANLVNFGILPLVLSEKSDYDKLSEGSKLTIDTTTITPGGETVVMADGAEIKVKNDLSTKELEIIKAGGLLNYVGKQL; via the coding sequence ATGGGTTTAAATATTACTGAAAAGATCATATCTGCACATCTTTTGAATGGCGAAATGGAGCCGGGAACAGAGGTCGGACTACGAATTGATCAGACTCTTACTCAGGATGCCACCGGCACCATGGCTTATCTGCAATTTGAAGCGATGGGGATTGACAAAGTCCAGACCGAACTTTCCGTAAGTTACGTGGACCACAACACCCTGCAGATGGGTTTCCGTAACCCTGATGATCATCAGTACCTGCGCACCGTTGCTGCCAAGCATGGCGTTGTCTTTTCTCCTGCCGGAACAGGTATCTGTCACCAGCTGCATCTGGAAAACTTTGCCAAACCCGGCAAAACCCTGATCGGTTCAGACAGCCACACCCCTACAGCAGGTGGACTGGGTATGCTGGCTATGGGTGCTGGCGGACTTTCCGTTGCTCTGGCAATGGCCGGACAGCCCTACTCCATTCCCATGCCCAAGGTAGTCAAGGTTGAACTCTCCGGCAAACTGACCGGATGGGCTTCTGCCAAAGACATTATCCTCAAGCTGCTTGAGCTCAAGACCGTTAAAGGCGGTGTAGGCAAGGTATTTGAATTTGCAGGTGAAGGCGTAAAGACTCTTTCCGTTCCCGAACGTGCAGTCATCACCAACATGGGCGCGGAACTGGGTGCTACCACTTCTATCTTCCCCAGTGATGAAAATACTAAAGCTTTCCTCAAGGCCATGGGCCGCGAAGAAGACTGGTCCGAGCTTATCGCTGATGCAGACGCAACTTACGCTGAAGTTGTAGAAATCAACCTTTCTGAGCTTGAACCGCTGGTAGCCCAGCCGCATATGCCTGACCGTGTTGTAACTGTTAAGTCTCTCGCCGGACTCAAAGTCAACCAGTCAGCCATCGGCTCCTGTACCAACTCTTCTTACTCCGACCTGAAGACAACCGCCCTGATCCTGCAGGACCAGCAGTTGCCTGAAGGTGTAGACCTGATGATCTCCCCCGGTTCCAAGCAGGTTCTCAAAATGCTTGCTTCCGATGGACTTATCGCCAACTTCATTGATTCCGGTGCAAGACTGCTCGAATGTACCTGCGGTCCCTGTATCGGTATGGGCGGCTCCCCCACTTCTGCCGGGGTGAGCGTACGTACCTTCAACCGTAACTTTGAAGGACGCAGCGGAACTCAGGATGCGCAGGTTTATCTTGCAAGCCCGCAGACTGCCGCGAAGCTGGCCCTTGCAGGGGAATTCACCGATCCCGCAACCTGGGGTACTCCTCCGGCCAAGATCGACTTCCCTGAAGAAGTTCCTTCAATCCGCCATCTTTTTATTTTCCCTCCTGAAAACAGAGCTGAAGTTGAAATCGTGCGCGGTCCCAACATTGTTCCTCTTGAGACATTCTCCGCCCTGCCGGATCAGATTTCCTCTGAAATCCGCCTCAAGGTCGAAGATGACATCACGACTGACCACATTCTTCCCGCGGGCGCGCAGATCACTGCACTGCGTTCCAATATTCCCGCAATCAGTGAATATATCTTCAGCCGAGTTGATGAAGGATTCGTCGGCCGCATGAAAGCTGCTGATAACGGAATCATTCTCGGCGGAGAAAACTATGGACAGGGTTCCAGCCGCGAACATGCTGCTCTCGGCCCCCGTCATTTGGGCGTTGTTGCCGTAATTACCAAGTCTCTTGCACGCATTCATCGTGCAAATCTTGTCAATTTTGGCATTCTACCCCTTGTACTCTCTGAAAAGAGCGATTACGACAAACTGTCGGAAGGTAGTAAATTGACCATCGATACCACCACAATCACACCTGGCGGCGAAACTGTTGTCATGGCTGATGGTGCTGAAATTAAAGTCAAAAACGACCTTTCCACAAAAGAACTAGAAATTATTAAAGCCGGCGGCCTGCTGAACTACGTCGGTAAACAACTGTAA
- a CDS encoding chorismate mutase gives MPEYKKFERSGGAAPRRQSLLDEIKELDARLLSLVSRRNYLMGKAASKRKQKGLPLGDPDMERRIFETWSAEAGHKKFDLKTARRVFEQLNNLAYAGVAKPENRKLSTYVLSPPQKPVDVTFDGPGSLFQSKLWIALCAAAGAEAKMGPLCVNDEITELIKALNQAGAHLSWDGETIESRSGEGIEFEEKLIFAGDNAMTMFLTIAFGLKTVGKFKIAGGPILKQYDSRPLAEVLSPLGARLNTLDLQSHGLPARLECGGRMASSIEISEDIPAEFVAALALAAWTYPQGLTMKFAEGWHGAGLLKEVVAVLKKSGIKAKLNETECSIPATKEISVPEQLSIALEPELCAALLAMPAFSNGQVTINGYWPKTETAEDALRILKAGGLNIEISKGSITATKGEAAAEASFNFGNANDLFPVGLALAVNSRSECKVSNIADAVMFEQGIELLERLGIKYERGEEELTVLPGRLKWDEAWSAPTPFFGIALGLMAWMRPGISLENPGDISDLWPRYWTLYNSLPEINGLKDPEVKKKDESTTRRRIKID, from the coding sequence ATGCCCGAATATAAAAAATTTGAACGTTCCGGCGGTGCTGCACCGCGTAGACAGTCCCTGCTCGACGAAATTAAAGAGCTGGACGCAAGACTTCTTTCCCTCGTATCCCGCAGAAACTACCTTATGGGTAAAGCTGCAAGCAAACGCAAACAGAAAGGTCTGCCCCTCGGCGATCCGGATATGGAAAGACGTATCTTTGAAACATGGTCTGCAGAAGCCGGTCATAAAAAGTTCGACCTCAAAACAGCACGCCGTGTTTTCGAACAGCTCAACAACCTTGCTTATGCAGGTGTTGCCAAACCCGAAAACCGCAAGCTTTCTACATATGTTTTGTCTCCGCCCCAAAAACCTGTGGACGTAACTTTTGACGGTCCCGGTTCCCTTTTTCAGTCCAAGCTCTGGATTGCTCTCTGTGCAGCAGCCGGCGCTGAAGCTAAAATGGGCCCCTTGTGCGTTAACGATGAGATCACCGAACTGATCAAAGCGCTTAATCAGGCTGGAGCACATCTTTCATGGGATGGCGAAACCATCGAATCCCGTTCCGGTGAAGGAATCGAATTTGAAGAAAAGCTGATCTTTGCCGGGGACAATGCAATGACCATGTTCCTGACAATTGCATTCGGCCTCAAAACTGTCGGCAAGTTCAAAATTGCCGGTGGGCCTATTCTCAAACAGTATGATTCCAGACCGCTGGCTGAAGTTCTTTCTCCTCTGGGTGCAAGACTCAACACTCTTGACCTCCAGAGTCATGGTTTACCCGCGCGCCTTGAGTGCGGTGGACGCATGGCATCCTCCATTGAAATTTCTGAAGACATTCCTGCTGAATTTGTCGCTGCTCTTGCTTTGGCTGCATGGACCTATCCTCAGGGACTGACCATGAAATTTGCAGAAGGTTGGCATGGTGCTGGGCTGCTTAAAGAAGTTGTCGCAGTACTCAAAAAATCCGGCATCAAAGCCAAGTTAAATGAAACTGAATGTTCTATTCCCGCAACAAAGGAAATATCTGTTCCTGAACAGCTTTCCATTGCGCTGGAACCAGAACTTTGTGCCGCACTGCTGGCAATGCCTGCTTTCAGCAATGGACAGGTAACTATCAATGGTTACTGGCCCAAAACAGAAACCGCTGAAGACGCTCTTCGGATTCTGAAGGCCGGTGGTCTTAATATTGAAATTTCTAAAGGAAGCATCACTGCAACTAAGGGTGAAGCCGCAGCAGAAGCCTCCTTTAACTTCGGAAATGCAAATGACCTCTTCCCCGTAGGTCTTGCCCTCGCAGTAAACTCCCGCTCAGAATGCAAAGTCAGCAATATTGCTGACGCAGTGATGTTTGAGCAGGGTATTGAACTGCTTGAACGCCTCGGAATCAAATATGAACGTGGCGAAGAAGAACTTACCGTTCTTCCCGGCAGACTCAAATGGGATGAAGCATGGTCCGCTCCTACTCCTTTCTTCGGTATTGCTCTCGGTCTCATGGCCTGGATGCGCCCCGGAATCTCTCTTGAAAACCCCGGCGACATCTCTGACCTCTGGCCTCGTTACTGGACCCTCTACAACAGCCTGCCGGAAATCAACGGTCTCAAGGACCCTGAGGTTAAGAAAAAAGATGAATCAACAACCCGAAGAAGAATCAAAATCGATTAG
- the sat gene encoding sulfate adenylyltransferase, translating to MSKLVAPHGGKGLVCCLLEGAELAAEQKKAEGLKQIEISARAKGDLIMMGCGGFSPLNGFMGKEDWKGVCEKFLMTDGTFWPVPVTLDSDDEDVKVGDEIALVNNGEVYATMQITEKYEMTEEDKKWECYQVFKGEGEESADDIFWKTALEDHPGVQMVMAQKKYNLAGPVKVLSEGEYPEQYKGVYLRPAETRAMFDEKGWSTVSALQLRNPMHRSHEFLAKISIEVCDGCLIHSLIGNLKPGDIPAEVRVKAIDTLVEHYFVKENVIQAGYPLDMRYAGPREGLLHATFRQNYGVNRMLIGRDHAGVGDFYGLFEAQEIFDKIPYATEACPEPGKALLCEPMKIDWTFYCYKCDGMASLRTCPHNKEERVILSGTKLRKALSEGAEIVDHFGRDEVLVQLREYYEGLTEKVEVKMQGAASGDAM from the coding sequence ATGTCTAAGCTCGTAGCCCCTCACGGTGGTAAAGGTCTTGTATGCTGCCTGCTCGAAGGTGCAGAACTCGCTGCTGAACAGAAAAAAGCAGAAGGTCTGAAACAGATCGAAATTTCCGCCCGCGCAAAGGGTGACCTCATCATGATGGGATGTGGTGGTTTCTCTCCCCTGAACGGCTTCATGGGTAAAGAAGACTGGAAAGGCGTTTGTGAAAAATTTCTGATGACCGACGGCACCTTCTGGCCCGTACCGGTTACCCTCGACTCCGACGACGAAGATGTTAAAGTCGGTGACGAAATCGCTCTCGTAAACAACGGTGAAGTATATGCTACCATGCAGATCACCGAAAAATACGAAATGACCGAAGAAGACAAGAAATGGGAATGCTACCAGGTCTTCAAAGGTGAAGGCGAAGAATCCGCAGACGATATCTTCTGGAAAACCGCTCTCGAAGATCACCCCGGTGTTCAGATGGTTATGGCTCAGAAGAAGTACAACCTCGCTGGTCCCGTTAAAGTTCTCTCCGAAGGTGAGTACCCCGAACAGTACAAAGGCGTTTACCTGCGTCCCGCAGAAACCCGTGCAATGTTCGACGAAAAAGGCTGGTCCACTGTTTCTGCTCTCCAGCTCCGTAACCCCATGCACCGCTCTCACGAGTTCCTGGCAAAAATCTCCATCGAAGTTTGTGACGGTTGTCTGATCCACTCCCTGATCGGTAACCTCAAGCCCGGTGACATTCCTGCTGAAGTTCGTGTTAAAGCAATCGACACTCTCGTTGAGCACTACTTTGTTAAAGAAAACGTTATCCAGGCTGGTTACCCCCTCGATATGCGTTACGCAGGTCCCCGTGAAGGTCTCCTCCACGCTACCTTCCGTCAGAACTACGGTGTTAACCGCATGCTGATCGGTCGTGACCACGCTGGTGTTGGTGACTTCTACGGTCTGTTCGAAGCTCAGGAAATCTTCGACAAGATTCCTTACGCAACTGAAGCTTGCCCCGAGCCCGGTAAAGCTCTCCTTTGTGAGCCCATGAAAATTGACTGGACTTTCTACTGCTACAAGTGCGACGGCATGGCTTCCCTGAGAACCTGCCCCCACAACAAAGAAGAGCGCGTAATCCTTTCCGGTACCAAACTGCGTAAAGCTCTCTCCGAAGGCGCTGAAATCGTAGATCACTTCGGTCGTGACGAAGTTCTCGTACAGCTCCGCGAATACTACGAAGGCCTCACCGAAAAGGTTGAAGTCAAAATGCAGGGCGCAGCTTCCGGCGACGCAATGTAA
- the aprB gene encoding adenylyl-sulfate reductase subunit beta, which yields MPTFVNPEKCDGCKGGEKTACMYICPNDLMILDPEEMRAYNQEPEGCWECYSCVKICPQGAIEARPYGDFAPMGGTSIPMRSAEDIMWTVKFRNGNVKRFKFPIRTTPEGSIKPYEGKPEPTDLDNELLFTETELATPKEVLGQKFDVAEADKTTAWKDLD from the coding sequence ATGCCGACCTTTGTCAATCCGGAAAAGTGTGATGGCTGTAAAGGTGGAGAAAAAACCGCCTGCATGTACATCTGCCCTAACGATCTTATGATCCTGGATCCCGAAGAAATGCGGGCTTACAACCAGGAACCCGAAGGATGCTGGGAGTGTTACTCCTGCGTTAAAATTTGTCCCCAGGGCGCTATTGAAGCACGTCCCTACGGTGACTTCGCACCCATGGGTGGTACTTCCATCCCCATGCGTTCCGCTGAAGACATCATGTGGACCGTTAAATTCCGTAACGGTAACGTAAAGCGCTTCAAGTTCCCCATCCGCACTACCCCTGAAGGTTCTATCAAACCTTATGAAGGTAAACCCGAGCCGACTGACCTCGACAACGAACTGCTCTTCACCGAAACTGAACTGGCTACCCCCAAAGAAGTTCTCGGACAGAAGTTTGACGTTGCTGAAGCAGACAAAACTACTGCTTGGAAGGATCTGGATTAA
- the aprA gene encoding adenylyl-sulfate reductase subunit alpha, translating to MPLLPSKEASKGVALAEPELIEKDVDLLLVGGGMGNCGVAYEAMRWIEKVGGDISIMLLDKAAMERSGAVAQGLSAINTYLGENDADDYVRMVRTDLMGLVREDLIFDLGRHVDDSVHLFEEWGLPCWIKKDGKNLDGAAAKAAGLSLRNGDACVRSGRWQMMINGESYKCIVAEAAKMALGEENYMERIFIVKMLLDANEPNRIAGAVGFSTRENKVYVFKCNAAVVACGGAVNVYRPRSTGEGMGRAWYPVWNAGSTYTMCAQVGAEMTMMENRFVPARFKDGYGPVGAWFLLFKAKATNYKGEDYCETNRAMLKPYEDRGYAKGHVIPTCLRNHMMLREMREGRGPIYMDTATALQNTFKELSPAEQKHLESEAWEDFLDMCVGQANLWACQNIEPENSGSEIMPTEPYLLGSHSGCCGIWTSGPDEDWVPEDYKVKADNGKVYNRMTTVNGLWTCADGVGASGHKFSSGSHAEGRIVGKQMVRWVVDHKDFKPTIKENAADLAKEIYQPWYTYEEGKGISTDPVVNPNYITPKNFMMRLVKATDEYGGGVGTMYVTSKSLLHTGFHLLEMLEEDSRKLAARDLHELMRCWEQFHRLWTVRLHMQHIEFREESRYPGFYYRGDFMGLDDSKWKCFVNSKYDVEKGETTVFKKAYHQIIPT from the coding sequence ATGCCTCTTCTCCCTAGTAAAGAAGCTTCCAAAGGTGTTGCTCTCGCAGAACCTGAGCTTATAGAAAAAGACGTGGACCTGCTCCTCGTCGGTGGTGGTATGGGTAACTGCGGTGTTGCTTATGAAGCAATGCGCTGGATCGAAAAAGTTGGTGGCGACATCTCCATCATGCTCCTCGATAAAGCTGCTATGGAACGTTCCGGTGCTGTTGCACAGGGTCTTTCCGCTATCAACACCTACCTTGGCGAAAACGACGCTGATGACTACGTACGCATGGTTCGTACTGACCTCATGGGCCTCGTTCGCGAAGACCTTATTTTTGACCTCGGCCGTCACGTTGATGACTCCGTTCACCTTTTTGAAGAGTGGGGCCTTCCCTGCTGGATCAAAAAAGACGGTAAGAACCTCGACGGTGCAGCTGCTAAAGCAGCTGGTCTCTCCCTGCGTAACGGCGACGCTTGCGTTCGTTCCGGTCGCTGGCAGATGATGATTAACGGTGAATCCTACAAGTGCATCGTTGCTGAAGCAGCTAAAATGGCTCTCGGCGAAGAAAACTACATGGAACGTATCTTCATCGTTAAAATGCTCCTCGACGCTAATGAGCCTAACCGCATCGCTGGTGCAGTTGGTTTCTCCACACGCGAAAACAAAGTATACGTTTTCAAATGTAACGCAGCTGTTGTAGCTTGCGGTGGTGCTGTAAACGTTTACCGTCCTCGCTCCACTGGTGAAGGTATGGGTCGTGCATGGTACCCCGTATGGAACGCAGGTTCCACCTACACCATGTGTGCTCAGGTTGGCGCTGAAATGACCATGATGGAAAACCGCTTCGTACCCGCTCGTTTTAAAGACGGTTACGGTCCGGTTGGTGCATGGTTCCTGCTCTTCAAAGCTAAAGCAACCAACTACAAAGGCGAAGACTACTGCGAAACTAACCGCGCAATGCTCAAGCCTTACGAAGATCGCGGCTACGCTAAAGGTCACGTTATCCCGACCTGTCTGCGTAACCACATGATGCTCCGTGAAATGCGTGAAGGCCGCGGCCCCATCTACATGGATACCGCTACCGCACTGCAGAACACTTTCAAAGAACTCTCCCCCGCAGAGCAGAAGCACCTCGAGTCTGAAGCTTGGGAAGACTTTCTTGATATGTGTGTTGGTCAGGCTAACCTCTGGGCTTGTCAGAACATCGAACCTGAAAACTCCGGTTCCGAAATCATGCCCACCGAGCCTTACCTCCTCGGCTCCCACTCCGGTTGCTGTGGTATCTGGACTTCCGGTCCGGACGAAGACTGGGTTCCCGAAGATTACAAAGTTAAAGCTGACAACGGTAAAGTCTACAACCGTATGACCACCGTTAACGGCCTCTGGACCTGTGCTGACGGTGTTGGCGCATCCGGTCACAAGTTCTCTTCCGGTTCTCACGCTGAAGGCCGTATCGTTGGTAAGCAGATGGTACGCTGGGTTGTTGATCACAAAGACTTCAAACCCACCATCAAAGAAAATGCTGCTGACCTCGCTAAAGAGATCTACCAGCCTTGGTACACCTACGAAGAAGGTAAAGGCATCTCTACCGACCCCGTAGTTAACCCCAACTACATCACTCCCAAGAACTTCATGATGCGCCTTGTTAAGGCAACTGATGAATACGGTGGTGGTGTTGGTACCATGTACGTTACCTCCAAGTCCCTGCTGCACACCGGTTTCCATCTTCTCGAAATGCTCGAAGAAGACTCCAGAAAACTGGCTGCTCGCGACCTCCACGAACTCATGCGCTGCTGGGAGCAGTTCCACAGACTGTGGACTGTACGCCTGCACATGCAGCACATTGAATTCCGTGAAGAGTCCCGTTACCCCGGTTTCTACTACCGCGGTGACTTCATGGGTCTCGATGATTCCAAGTGGAAATGCTTCGTCAACTCCAAGTATGACGTAGAAAAAGGCGAAACTACCGTCTTCAAGAAAGCATACCACCAGATCATCCCCACCTAA
- a CDS encoding CoB--CoM heterodisulfide reductase iron-sulfur subunit A family protein, with protein sequence MSNSILVVGGGFSGITAALEAAEVGHEVFIVEKAPYLGGRVMQLNKYFPKLCPPSCGLEIQFQRIKNNKNVKFFTLAEVESISGSKGNYEVKVRIKPRYVGPGSVELTDVIAKLSNDITDEFEFKLCDRKALYMDVPFAFPARYVLEKENCTDEDLKLLEGVDVIDLKEEEKVITLNVGSIVYATGWKPYDVTKLSNLGAGTVQNCISNMAMERLAAPSGPTDGKIVRPSDGAQPKNIAFVQCAGSRDENHLNFCSYICCMASLKQAAYVREQYPDAKVTIYYIDLRTPGRYDKFAKRILSDDKINAVKGKVAEVIEESGSGNVLVTVEDAESGIKSQNEHDLLVLATGMQPSLAGTPVPSGVQVDDQGFIVGGEEQGIFAAGCAKQPLDVMKTAQSGTAAALKAIQTVIGR encoded by the coding sequence ATGTCAAATAGCATACTTGTCGTAGGCGGCGGGTTCAGTGGTATCACTGCTGCACTCGAAGCCGCTGAAGTAGGCCATGAAGTCTTCATCGTGGAGAAGGCGCCGTATCTGGGTGGCCGGGTGATGCAGCTGAATAAATATTTTCCGAAGCTGTGTCCTCCTTCCTGCGGACTGGAGATTCAGTTTCAGAGAATTAAAAACAATAAGAACGTGAAGTTCTTTACCTTGGCTGAAGTGGAATCCATCAGCGGTTCCAAAGGCAACTACGAAGTCAAGGTTCGCATCAAGCCCAGATATGTGGGTCCGGGTAGTGTTGAACTCACTGACGTCATCGCGAAACTGTCCAATGACATTACCGATGAATTTGAGTTTAAACTCTGCGACCGCAAAGCTCTTTACATGGATGTACCTTTTGCTTTCCCCGCAAGGTATGTTCTTGAAAAAGAAAATTGCACTGATGAAGACCTCAAACTTCTCGAAGGTGTCGATGTTATCGACCTGAAAGAAGAGGAAAAGGTCATCACACTTAATGTAGGTTCCATCGTCTACGCTACCGGCTGGAAGCCTTACGATGTTACCAAACTTTCCAACCTCGGCGCAGGTACCGTACAGAACTGCATTTCCAACATGGCGATGGAAAGACTTGCAGCTCCCAGCGGACCTACCGACGGTAAGATTGTGCGCCCCTCTGACGGTGCACAGCCTAAAAACATCGCATTCGTACAGTGTGCGGGTTCTCGCGATGAAAACCACCTCAACTTTTGTTCCTACATCTGTTGCATGGCTTCCCTGAAGCAGGCTGCATATGTTCGTGAACAGTACCCTGATGCAAAGGTCACCATTTACTACATCGACCTGCGTACTCCGGGACGTTATGACAAGTTCGCGAAACGCATTCTTTCCGATGACAAGATCAATGCCGTTAAAGGTAAGGTCGCTGAAGTTATCGAAGAATCCGGTTCCGGCAATGTTCTCGTTACAGTTGAGGATGCTGAATCCGGTATCAAGTCCCAGAACGAGCATGATCTCTTAGTTCTGGCAACCGGTATGCAGCCCAGTCTTGCTGGTACCCCGGTTCCTTCCGGCGTACAGGTTGACGATCAGGGCTTTATTGTCGGCGGTGAGGAACAAGGCATTTTCGCTGCCGGGTGTGCAAAGCAGCCTCTGGATGTCATGAAGACAGCCCAGTCCGGTACTGCTGCCGCTCTCAAAGCGATCCAAACGGTGATAGGGAGGTAA